One window of Natrinema sp. SYSU A 869 genomic DNA carries:
- a CDS encoding ABC transporter ATP-binding protein has product MGHVNLTDTTKRYDAVVAVDEMNIEIKDGEFLCLVGPSGCGKSTTLEMISGLTLPSSGTVEIAGEDVTNEPPKDRNISMVFQNIALFPHMDVSENISFGLRLRNFEQDEIDRRVETAAKTVQLQGMLDRSPSELSGGQQQRVGIARAIVREPEVFLMDEPLANLDAKLRVHMRTAIQRLQKNLGITTVYVTHDQEEAMTMADRIAIINKGNLQQCAPPLECYNQPVNEFVASFIGSPSMNIFDGSISGETIDLDHFQLRHALGAERDGTDVRVGIRPEDVYLASSGDEPTTPSTPFEAVVDVLEPVGDQTYAYLVPRTAMSDETEVMGADAAELLVTIDPDTVIEEDETVEVVLDRDKVHLFDGSTGDAIAHSLVDQVSMEAEAGSSEEIQG; this is encoded by the coding sequence ATGGGACACGTTAACCTTACTGACACAACGAAACGGTACGACGCTGTCGTAGCAGTCGACGAAATGAACATCGAGATCAAGGACGGCGAGTTCCTCTGTCTCGTTGGCCCGTCGGGCTGCGGGAAATCGACGACGCTAGAAATGATTTCCGGACTCACGCTCCCCTCAAGCGGCACCGTCGAGATTGCCGGCGAGGACGTGACGAACGAACCGCCCAAGGATCGGAACATCTCGATGGTTTTCCAGAACATCGCGCTGTTCCCACACATGGACGTGTCTGAGAACATCAGCTTCGGGCTTCGGCTTCGGAACTTCGAACAGGACGAGATCGACCGGCGCGTCGAGACGGCGGCGAAAACCGTCCAACTTCAAGGGATGCTCGATCGCAGCCCGAGCGAACTCTCCGGCGGGCAACAACAGCGCGTCGGAATCGCTCGCGCAATTGTCCGTGAACCGGAGGTGTTCCTCATGGACGAACCCCTTGCGAATCTCGACGCGAAGCTGCGCGTCCACATGCGGACCGCGATCCAACGGCTACAGAAGAATCTGGGGATCACGACGGTGTATGTGACCCACGACCAGGAGGAAGCGATGACGATGGCGGACCGTATCGCCATCATCAATAAGGGGAACCTCCAGCAGTGTGCGCCGCCCCTCGAGTGTTACAATCAGCCGGTCAACGAGTTCGTTGCGAGCTTCATCGGGAGTCCGTCGATGAACATCTTCGACGGGAGCATTAGCGGGGAGACGATCGACCTCGATCACTTCCAGCTCCGCCACGCGCTCGGTGCCGAACGCGACGGAACCGACGTCAGGGTTGGCATCCGCCCGGAAGACGTCTACCTCGCCTCGAGCGGGGACGAACCAACGACGCCGAGTACCCCGTTCGAGGCCGTCGTCGACGTTCTCGAGCCGGTCGGCGATCAGACGTATGCCTACCTGGTTCCCCGGACCGCCATGTCGGACGAGACTGAGGTCATGGGTGCGGATGCCGCAGAGTTGCTCGTGACCATCGATCCCGATACCGTCATCGAGGAGGATGAGACGGTCGAAGTCGTCCTCGATCGAGACAAGGTGCACCTCTTCGACGGATCAACGGGCGACGCGATCGCACACTCGCTCGTCGACCAGGTCTCGATGGAGGCCGAGGCCGGCTCGTCCGAAGAGATCCAGGGGTGA
- a CDS encoding carbohydrate ABC transporter permease: MSNPVQEESRSRIGQFVDLLINNPYDTYRILFYVGLTSFIIVTLFPFYWLLVLAITPDGTHYDMGLLPAGADVGSFFEIFQQVPFHKYVFNSIIIASITVVICLLIGSLAGYAFGRVDFRGKTPLMLLLLVVSYFPGISYLIPLYEMLTGALSFGPFMSPDLYNTPWSMAFPFTMLTLPITIFILTTFFRQIPDGLEDAARVEGTTRLGALFRVILPLSAPGVTTAAVIVFISVYREFFFSFMMTDGGADNWAVLVYGIRSFEQQSGQAYDLMAAASIVGIIPVALLVVLAQKHIVRGLTQGGLKE, translated from the coding sequence GTGAGTAACCCTGTTCAAGAGGAGTCACGTAGCCGAATCGGCCAGTTCGTCGATCTGCTCATCAACAACCCGTATGACACTTACAGAATACTGTTCTACGTCGGGCTAACGTCGTTCATCATCGTGACGTTGTTCCCGTTCTACTGGTTGCTCGTTCTCGCGATCACACCCGACGGGACACACTACGATATGGGACTTCTTCCTGCGGGTGCTGACGTCGGGTCGTTCTTTGAGATATTCCAACAGGTACCGTTCCACAAGTACGTATTCAACAGTATTATCATCGCCTCGATCACCGTGGTCATCTGCCTGCTGATCGGCAGTCTCGCCGGGTACGCGTTCGGTCGCGTCGACTTCCGTGGCAAGACACCACTGATGTTACTGCTGCTCGTCGTCTCGTATTTCCCCGGGATATCGTATCTGATCCCGCTGTATGAGATGCTAACGGGAGCGCTATCGTTTGGGCCATTCATGTCGCCTGACCTCTACAACACGCCGTGGTCGATGGCCTTCCCGTTCACGATGTTGACCCTGCCGATCACGATCTTCATCCTGACGACGTTCTTCAGGCAGATTCCGGACGGTCTGGAAGACGCTGCCAGAGTCGAAGGGACGACACGACTCGGAGCGTTGTTCCGAGTGATCCTTCCACTCTCAGCCCCAGGGGTCACGACGGCGGCTGTCATCGTCTTCATCAGCGTCTACCGCGAGTTCTTCTTCTCGTTCATGATGACTGATGGCGGGGCCGACAACTGGGCGGTCCTTGTATACGGAATTCGTTCGTTCGAACAACAGAGCGGACAGGCGTACGATTTGATGGCAGCCGCGAGTATTGTAGGTATCATCCCCGTGGCGCTGCTCGTCGTATTGGCACAGAAACATATCGTTAGAGGCTTGACTCAAGGCGGATTAAAGGAGTGA